The proteins below are encoded in one region of Populus alba chromosome 2, ASM523922v2, whole genome shotgun sequence:
- the LOC118044438 gene encoding LOW QUALITY PROTEIN: probably inactive receptor-like protein kinase At2g46850 (The sequence of the model RefSeq protein was modified relative to this genomic sequence to represent the inferred CDS: deleted 1 base in 1 codon), with protein sequence MLALLFAPLFLLTWLHQSPISHCLQETQQHPQKLISQCDERCGKLRIPFPFHLNTSCASVSNAFRLSCSNSTTLYLDIDSLSYKVLEFFSDGILVDFPGSSTCRQYNDLNSFGLAGNDCFGISVDNVIGLYDCEDSSLCKADCETIDLPGCDGSGSGPPACCYPLSDHSSWDFGDGFSVFSKFGCRGFSSWVVSRGTNTGKRGVKLEWAVPKNSSRGVCGDKADIVNATAVDGGIRCKCQDGFVGDGYASGEGCMKSSIKDGEDARGGDRDAKKHRGKMVTILAGVVGPIFIIASLIALFCLLKRPVKADMYDPDHAHLHSTISFRKACRTRLFNYHELENATRGFDGDQKLASSNNSTIYAGVLGDDTHIAVHKVECRDERELTQVLSRVEVLSAVLHRNMARVLGCCINSVYSPLVVYEYPANGTLEEHLHQSGEQKVGLDWYKRLRISAETAGVLAFLQYEIIPPVFHHDLKSGNIFLDADLSVKVAGFKLFTTSLGNDTHSYSNHEGSRIHQSDVYNFGVLLLELITGSKNKELPAVALKKIRSGKLEEIVDPGLHYHEQPPFRRDQIQVIADLATRCLLFGGDGKIGMVEVARELIHIAKESIDGSSKRGRGLEETFSNSSLLQMISMSPDSIYVP encoded by the exons ATGTTAGCTCTACTCTTTGCACCTTTGTTTCTCCTCACATGGCTCCATCAATCGCCCATTTCTCATTGTCTTCAAGAAACACAGCAGCATCCTCAGAAATTAATTAGTCAGTGTGATGAGAGATGCGGGAAGTTGCGTATCCCATTTCCATTTCACCTCAACACTTCTTGTGCTTCAGTTTCCAACGCTTTTCGTCTTTCTTGCTCAAACTCCACTACCCTTTACCTCGACATAGACTCTCTAAGCTATAAAGTCCTTGAATTCTTCTCCGATGGTATATTAGTAGACTTTCCGGGTAGCTCCACTTGCCGACAGTACAATGATTTGAATTCCTTCGGTTTGGCAGGAAATGACTGCTTTGGCATATCGGTTGATAATGTTATTGGTTTATATGATTGTGAGGACTCTTCTTTGTGTAAAGCAGACTGTGAAACGATTGACTTGCCTGGTTGTGATGGCAGTGGCAGTGGCCCCCCTGCCTGCTGCTATCCCCTTTCCGATCACAGTTCATGGGATTTTGGAGATGGATTCTCAGTGTTTTCCAAATTTGGATGCCGGGGGTTCTCTTCTTGGGTTGTTTCTCGCGGTACCAACACTGGAAAGCGC GGGGTTAAGTTGGAATGGGCGGTTCCAAAGAATTCATCCAGGGGAGTCTGTGGTGACAAAGCAGACATTGTAAATGCTACAGCAGTTGATGGAGGGATACGGTGCAAATGTCAGGATGGATTCGTTGGTGATGGATATGCTAGTGGAGAAGGATGCATGAAAT CCAGCATCAAGGATGGAGAGGACGCACGAGGCGGTGATCGTGATGCAAAAAAGCACAGGGGAAAAATGGTTACAATTTTAGCTG GAGTTGTTGGTCCGATATTCATCATTGCCTCCCTGATTGCACTCTTTTGCCTGTTGAAACGGCCTGTTAAGGCTGACATGTACGACCCTGACCATGCTCATCTACATAGCACCATCTCATTTAGGAAAGCTTGCAGGACTAGATTATTCAATTACCATGAGCTAGAAAATGCTACCAGAGGATTTGATGGTGATCAAAAACTTGCAAGCAGCAATAACAGTACAATTTATGCAGGGGTCCTTGGAGATGATACACATATAGCTGTGCACAAGGTAGAATGCCGTGATGAAAGAGAACTCACTCAGGTCCTGTCTAGGGTTGAGGTTTTATCTGCGGTTTTACATAGGAATATGGCTCGTGTCCTTGGATGCTGCATTAACTCTGTCTACTCTCCACTGGTAGTCTATGAGTATCCTGCTAATGGTACCTTGGAGGAACATTTGCACCAGAGTGGAGAACAAAAGGTTGGCCTTGATTGGTATAAGAGATTGAGAATTTCAGCAGAAACAGCAGGTGTTCTTGCATTCTTGCAGTATGAAATCATCCCTCCTGTCTTCCACCATGATCTCAAATCCGGCAACATATTTTTAGATGCAGATTTATCAGTTAAAGTCGCTGGGTTCAAGCTATTTACAACTAGCCTTGGAAACGATACTCATTCATACAGCAATCATGAAGGATCACGTATTCACCAGAGTGATGTTTACAACTTTGGCGTATTGCTTCTAGAGTTAATTACAGGCTCCAAAAACAAGGAGCTCCCAGCTGTAGCGTTGAAAAAAATCAGAAGTGGGAAGCTAGAAGAAATCGTGGATCCGGGTCTCCATTATCACGAGCAACCGCCATTTCGCCGGGATCAGATACAGGTAATTGCCGACCTTGCCACAAGATGCCTGTTGTTTGGCGGAGATGGTAAGATTGGAATGGTTGAGGTTGCAAGGGAACTGATACACATTGCAAAAGAGAGCATTGATGGAAGTAGTAAACGGGGACGTGGACTTGAAGAGACCTTCTCAAATTCCAGCCTCCTTCAAATGATATCCATGTCTCCTGACTCTATATATGTTCCTTGA